One Xiphophorus maculatus strain JP 163 A chromosome 15, X_maculatus-5.0-male, whole genome shotgun sequence genomic window, TTGTCCCAGCAGGAAATCACAAGTGTAACTAATAAGATTACCGGTGACCCCCATTCCATCAAGGTGCGCCGATAAGCCAGAGAGGCCTGGCACCGAACCACCCGAGTGGAATGGAGctcattaataaaataattagttaCACCTGTGTTTAGCCACCTGAAATGTCAGCCATGAGAAAAGGGCTTTTATCTCTGCTCCCGGGGAGTCATGTAGCTCATTTCCTGTTAGGGCTGAAGGCAGCCATCTATGAAAGCAGGATTTAGCTGGACATTGACTGTCTCCTGTCAGGAGTGTATGTTTTCTAGGTCACTTAGGATAGGGGAAAAGGAGGTGCATACATTTTCTGTCAGCTTGGGGCATACATAAGACATTGGGTGTATATGGATTAAGTATTAAATATGTCAAATCATTGTTTATATAAGGCAGATTTGATGTTTGGCttcttttatttgcttgttAGTTACGCTTAGTACAGAAGACAATGGTATATAGAGTTAAATTCAGCTTTATTGTACCTCTAAACCcaataaatagtttttcagGAAGACAtttccagggtttcccccagtgttttataagcctggcgggccatcaggctttacttgtgcccccaccaggctaagcttTGCTTATTTActtaagaatttttaaaatgtttgcatgttttaagactttattgtttgtgttcaggtattaatcttccaatctttcaataacacataattatcaagtgacattttcatatttcctgtcaactttaaacattttttaactaaaaaaatacgACGGGGCGCTGGAAGAACGACTGCCCTAGCAcccaaccactgggcttagcaagatttctgggggaaaccttgtatttattacatttttactcaaTATGACACTACCAGATAGGTCACCATCGCTCTCACTGCCTTCTCTCTTCGCAGGTTGTTCTGCAGAATCTGCTAATGTGCATGGTGTGCTTCTACTCTCTCTACTACATTGTGGTCAGTCTTTGCATTGGACTCTTCAGgtacacacactcacatacaAATGGTGATGCCAATGGAAAAAAGGCCAGGTTGAAAAGGAACAGACAAAGTTCTTCTAAACAAACTGGACACGCTTTACGATGTTCTCTTGTCATTTCTTTAGGGTTCACGAGATCAACAGCTTGTTAACGCCATTTGACTACACGACACAACCATCATGGCAGAACCCCAAATACTTGGGTGAGTTGCAGTTGTGGATTCAACAATAGATAACACATGAGTATTTAGAGAAGTGTGTTACTTCCAATTCTCCTACCACTCATGCTTGACAAAATATCATAGCCGCAAATTTATTAGAAACAGCTGTTAGAACACAAATAGCAACACTGTCAATCACTTGGCAGCAACTCAGTGCTTTTTGATGTCATAAAGACGACAGGCTGAAGTAATGGAAAAGAAAGGAGGTTTAAGTAAATTTCAATGTAGCATGGCTAATTATGCCAGACATTGTTGATCAACTGGGATTTTAAGCATAACCAGCTGctaggtttttaaaaaatggtatgaaaaagaaagaaaatccagacaGCAGGCTGTTGTGTggataaaaatgtcttattgaTGTCATAGGTCAGAGGAGAACGGCAATGTTCTAATGGCTGCTTCCGAAAACGTAACGCAACGCGCCGCAAATCGTCTCCATCTTGGTTTTAGAGCATGTCAATGGGTTTTCTTCATCCAGTCCTTGTTTGGGATGAGGTCGAATGGGAATGGCAACTTAGATAGATGTACAGCCAACAAATCTGCAGGAAttgtgtgatgtttttatttcagtatattgtgtgatgtttttatttcaaattctcAGATGTTTCCGACAATTTGCTACATCAATGCTACCAAACATTAGAGCAGTTTTAAAGGCTAATAGCGCTCTGGTAAGTGTATGTCTTTAACTAAGAaccatttaaacagaaatagttTTAAGTGCAGATCATCAAAGAAAGCACCACTCATATTTGATATGAAAAATTAATGATAAGTCCCTTCCAGTGTTGAGGTTGCTAAAGATTGATGCTATATTTTGCATGGATAGCCAGCAAGAGCAGTTTCTATAATTGCTGCTAAAATACATCCACACACTTCAACAGTCCAAGAAGTagaaaacatttgcatatttggcagacattgaattaaaaaacaatacattgaAGACCTTTTAGGGTCAGTTAAAGACACAGAGATCCGTTTCCATTCTGTAATGGCATGACAAGAAAATGTCGAACGAAATTTTTGtgtaattaagtaaaatatttcttccttcCAGTTGGGGTCATTTCCACAGAAGTGACTTATGTTTTAGGAGGGCTGGTGTTCGCGTGGATTGTGGAGGAGTGGGTCTGGGATTATGCAATAACTGTCACGCTGCTGCACGTTGGGATGACTGTAGCAGGTAAACACACACGTGCGCACACAAGTGGATGAGTAGGCCAGGACAACTGATAGGATTGCAGACCTGATTATATAAGCAGCTGTCATTAGCAGAGATACACAcacaaagagttaaaaaaaataattaagaaattgCACTAGGATACGACAGTTATAATGTAATAGTTTTGAtatttgtttgtcattttcaaacCCATTATCTTGAtgcgtttttgcagtgatgTCAGATTTCCCTTCTGCCGAGCATTGGTGGATCGCTCTGGGTAAGGACTTTATTTTCCTATTCATGTCAGCTTCTGCCTTCTTATCAGTTTCTCGATCCACTTTGGacagcacacacaaaaaaatctctctATCGCTGTCTCTCTGTCTGAGGAAGATATGACATTTTCCCCTGACTCATCCAACACACCTCCAAATTCATCTGCTGCTGACCTTTCTAGCTCCCTCTTTATTGGTCGCCTTCTGCCATTTATCTCCTTCCATCTCTCTGCAGGTTCTGGCCTGGTCATGATGATATTCGGAGGGCAGCTCCTGGCCTACAAACTCTTCAGGAACAACTTTGTCTATCCTGCTGAACTGCAGaacttctaataaaaacaaggaaagcTTTTAACTGGCTTAATGGGTAATCCCAGGTCAGAAGTGTGCCAGTCAGTTCTCTTTCTGTTTCACTGTTTAATCCATGTTTATAATGGTGTAGCAAAGTAAAGCCTTTCGGATaagaacataaaagaaaacGTACATGTATATTGTTTGTACTTCATAACATGGATTAGGCAGTAGGCTGCTCCGAACTGTTAAAATGGCTTCACTTTGCCTATTGAACGCCACTTTTTTACTCATTAAAGgtattattttgtattgtttattttcaaacatctttCAATAAGCCAACTTTGACAAAACCAGGTAATATTTTATAGCTGAAACATTTGTACGGTTATATAAATCTATTGACAATTATTTGCTAATGTATATTTCTGACATCATTGTACTTAGGAATATAACTCATAGCAGActtacattttgtaataaaatatcaGGTGTACATAAAGAAAGACGTGGGCAATAAAATCTGTTATGTGGCAATGAGTCAGAATGTTTTATAGTtcaatttctttgtgtttaaaaatgactgcGTTCAGCAGCATTATGAAAAGTTTATCATGTTCTAGTAGtgtgttctcttgtctttctcattttgaaaagtGGGCAAGAGAAATGATTCATACAATGATTCAATGGCTGCATACGTTATAGAACTTGTTTTAGGATTACCACGAGTGGTATGAGCACCAGAGGTGCTGTATGCACAATTTAATTCTAATAAACTGatgcagacagacaaaaataaatgtatgtcCAAATTCTAACCTTTTAGCTTAGTGCTTTACAATGATAATTAACATAGCTCAAATCATTAAGCTGGAATTAGTCGTTGAATTCAAAGTACTTCTACTGCGTCTTTCTTACAGCcaagtgtaaaacaaaaatactttacaggCATAAAACCATAAGAGacacacacattaaaatgacTACACTAAGGAAGAACAAATAGTTATAAAATTGGCGATAAAACTGAAGAATTAGACAGATGTAAGTTTACCAATCATTAGAAATTCATCATCCACATAAGGTCCAACCAATTGTTTCTCCATCTATGGGTCCATTTTGCTTCGTTCCTTCTGTCCAGCCTTGGTTCCCCGcagtttctgtatttattgCATGACCATTTTGGGTCATCATGATATGTTGTGAACTTTTCAACAGGTTAAGGAAACataatttggggaaaaaaaatggtaaTTTAATCTCAATTTGTTAAAATAGTATTTTGAGTATGCTGTTAACTTGAGACGCAGAGTGCAAAGTGACAActtgatataaaatatttccataaacCCTGAATCATTAAGAAGATTAGTCAGTAAACTGAGCAGGAAGTTGTTTTACCAGCCCTACTCGTGCAAGGAGTCAGCTGAACCAATTAGCTTAcgccagaaaaaaaacagaagaaaacatattaCTCCTCTTTACATCTcgagtaatattttttatactgtCTGGACAACTCTGAAGACGGTtgtaggaattttttttaattatcagaCGCTAAATGTCAGGAAACGGGTTAGTACCGAGCATCGGGAGGCGGCTAACGATGAGCACGCTGGTAAGTCAACATGTTGGGCTAATTAGCATTTCTAAAAGCTCACATATAAAccaat contains:
- the tmem244 gene encoding transmembrane protein 244; the protein is MKATFTHLDRQTFMLLDYCCRCCGVTLIKRHGPFFLKTTPSDTWVVLQNLLMCMVCFYSLYYIVVSLCIGLFRVHEINSLLTPFDYTTQPSWQNPKYLVGVISTEVTYVLGGLVFAWIVEEWVWDYAITVTLLHVGMTVAVMSDFPSAEHWWIALGSGLVMMIFGGQLLAYKLFRNNFVYPAELQNF